In Candidatus Moanabacter tarae, the genomic stretch ATAGGCTAAATTAAAGTTCCATCCGCCATGTAGTGGCGATGGGTTGTTAACGCAGTATTAATTCCCCTTGATTTTTGTTTTTCGCCAAATTTTTATGGTAAAATTAAACTGTCTTAATTTAGAGTATTTTGGTTTTAGTTGCTGCCCATCTAATTTCGATCGTGGAAGATGAATAGGCCACTTCCCAACTACTTCTGAAACCGCTTCAGGCTTTTGAATTTGAAAGCTGTCATGATGAATGAATATTCAGGAACACATTGACCGAATCCATCGCGATGGGTGGAGTTTGGTTCCTAGAGTTATTCCAGCTGATAGGATAGATGCGATTCGGAACCAGGTTTGTCAATCCGCCGCTGAGCATGGGCGAGCCAAAGCTGCGAAATTAGGAATCGGACAGGTGCCTGGATTTATTCGCTACGATCAGTCGCTTTCCCCTTATCTTTCCGATCCGAAGTTGATGGTTCTTCTGGAAGCTTTGTTAGGACGATATCTGAAGGTCTCTTTTGCTACTGCAACTATCAATCATCCCGGTAATCCCCGTGGAGGATGGCATGCTGATTGGCCGTTTAATCAAAAGAACGCTGGCCATATTTCTGCACCTTATCCGGACGTGATTATGCATCTGACGACCTTGTGGATTCTCTCTCCCTTCACGAAGGACAACGGAGGCACTCTGATCGTTCCAGGAAGCCACCGTTGGCCGAGCAATCCCACAGATAACATTGGTGTCGATCCTGAGGCCCCTTATCCTACAGAGATGCATGCTGTAGGTGAGGCTGGAAGCGTCCTTGTGTTGGATAGTCGAATTTGGCATTCAACAGCGTCGAATTATTCGGACGAGTCACGGGTATCTGTTGTCATCCGCTATGCTCCTTGGTGGTTAAACACACGGGTGTTGGAACCGGGATCGGAAGAAAGAGAAATGATGGTGGACGAACCAGGATCGATGGAAAATGACCAGCCCTTGGTGCCGCGTAATGTCTATGATGATCTACCGAAAGCAACCAAACAATTGTTTCGACACTGGGTCGAAGGTTAACTTTAAAAATAAAAACCCAGCGGATTTTTTTGGAAGGAATCTAACGTTTTGTTTTCTGTTTAGAGGCGTTGAATCTTTATTAAATCGAGATCGCATCTAACCACTTTTTATTTACTTCGATCCCAAACCCTGGGGCATCGCTAGGGATTAAATTACCGTCTCTTACGACTGCGGTTCCCGGTAAGGCCACAACATTTTCGAGTTTTACCCCAGGAGAGGAAACTCCACCTGATCGCTCTCCCAAGGGAACTGCGGGCATGGCGTATGCTAAGTGTTGCCCATATGGCCAATTCATGCCTCCATGAGGGATCACCGAAACACCTGATGAGCGGGCCATATGACAGATGTGTACACACGCTGAGATTCCCCCTGACCATAGAAGATCCGGCTGAAAAACGTCAACCAGTCCGCGACGCATTGCGGTATAAAAAGTCTGGGGTAGGTACCAATGCTCGCCAGTTGCAAGAGTTTGCCAAGGTATGCGTTCTCGGACACGAGCGAAACCCTCCATATCTTCAGGTAGAAGAAAGTCCTCAATCCATTTTAAGCGATAGGGTTTAAGGATCTCTGCCAGCCGTACAGTATATTCCACGTCCAAAGCCATCCAGCAATCGAGCATTAACTCGATTTTGTCTCCAATGCGTTGACGTGCTATTGCAACCAATTCCTCCGTCTTTTTTAGACCGTCTAGACCATCCATGGGTCCAAACGGCATAGGAAGTTTTACAGCGCGAAAGCCGAGCTCAATATACCATTCAAGATCAAATCCCGTTGCATAACACGGAATTGACTCCTTCTGCGGGCCACCTAGAAGTTCATAAACGGGACGTTCGAGAAGCTTGCCCTTTAGATCCCATAAAGCCAGATCAACCGCACTGATTGCAAAGCTGCTTAGCCCGTAGGCCCCGTAGGGTGTGGCGAGACGACACAGCATGTCGAACGCTTTTTCTGTTGCCATGCAGTCTCCGCCCACAATGTGGGAGGCAAAATGATCATTAACGATCCGTGCTACGGGACCGGAATTGTTTGATAACCCAATTCCAAATGTTCCATCTTCTGCTGTGGCAATACATGCTATAGATTGCCACTTCGGTCCCCATGAGGAACGTTTCCCATGGTAGGCTTGATAAGATTCCATGGGACTCGCCGGTTCTCGATCCTTCATTTTGTAGGATCCAGTCTGTTTCTTTTCCCCTGTACTGTCTATTCGACCTCTTGAAAGATCGACTTCAAATGCTTCTATTGACTTGATCTTCATTGTTGGGATATTTCTGGACAGAACCCAGAAGCTATTAATCTAACTTCTTTAGTTGCTCAATGGATACTCAGTATTGCGAATGGAACCGGTCGTGAGAAAACGATTTTGGGAACTCTTGGAATTTTTGGACAATCATTAGATTCGCAGGTTCAAGTTATTGATGTTCAGTTTTTTATATCCATATTATATTAAAGTTAAACCTTCCCTTCTCGTTGCAAAATATCGGCAGCGATAGCATAGGTAGTTCCATGCATGGCGATTACTACAAGGCCGATTCCTGCTGCAAGGTAACCGCCTAGGTAAAGATTGGGGATTTCTAACGATTCATAGTTGTGGGGATGTATCTTAGCTTGGTGCATTTGGAAACGGTAGGCATCATGCTTTTCGACCAGTTGAAGGGGTGGGAAACCATCGAGAATCGAGTAGTCAGCAACGCCACCGATTTCTGTAATAACATGGTCCGTCTCAATTATACGATCATCTCCGGTTTGCTCCAGCAAAACAGTTCCATCAGGTCTAATTGCCTTAATGGAAGTGTTATAGAGCGTTTCCATCTTGGGTGAATGAGCTTCTAAAATGTCAGCGATTCGAGCGTAGTAGGGAAGATGCCAACGGCTTTCGTTAATCAACCTCCAATGGGCGCTTGAATCCTGACGCATAACGTAAGTGACCTGCTTGCCCGAATCGTGCAGTTCGGTGGCAGCCCAATCTGCCGATCGGCCCCCACCCACAATGATGATACGTTCGCCCATGAAATCCTCTGGTTTATCGTAATTAGGCGTTACCCAATCAAGTTCCTCGCCAGGAATACCGAGTTGACGCAAAGAGGCACGTTGCCCTGTTGCCAGGATAAGATATTTGCAGGTATAGTATTTGACTTTACGAGTGAAAGTGTCGCGGCTTTTAACGAGGAAACCTTCACTATGCGGTCTTATTTGTTCTACATTCGTACTGGTTCGAATTCGCTCTTCCTGCCCGAAGCGTGAGGGGATACTATGGTAATAGTCCAGCAACCGATGTTTGATGATAAGAGCGTTTGCATCTATTTCGATCCCTGCCTCCATTGCATGTTGGTACAGTGGGTAGAAGGCCAGTTCCATCCACTGACCAGGAGAGAGTGTAAGTAGATTTTTGGGGACGTTATTCCAGAGTCCCCCAACAGATTCTCTTGAGAGAAGGAGATAATCGATATTTGGTTTCTGCTCAAAGGCCATTGCGATCTGTTCGATCTCAACGAATTTTTGCCTTGGGTGGTGTAGGGCGCGAAATAGATCGGCTGGTTGAATTCCATTCTTTACCCAATCTTTTAGATTAAGGGATAAAAGGGATCCGTTATGGCGCTTGAGAATTGGGTCTAGCTGTGGGTAGCGTTGGGAAAATATTTTACTACTTTTGAAAAAAGGGTGCCAGCCTCCTAACACGACCGAAAGTGCAAGACCCGCAGGACCGGCACCAACGATAATAGCGGTGTGATGCTCAGTCTCCAAGGCTCACTCCCATCGTATCTGTGGAACGGAAATCTCTTTTGAAAACATCGTACCCTGATACACCGGCTTCTTTAGGCCAAGGTGGGTTGCAATTCATGATCCGGTTATGTTTCCTTCAATCACCTTGGTTTTTATATAGAGTATAAGCCATCTCTCAATCAAACGGCGTGAAATCCGAATTTGTAGATGACTCATTGCCCAATCTAAGGAATTACCCTTAGTTCATCGGCAGCTCCTGTCGTGTCAGACTGAAATCGATGGTTTAGTTTAATATCGAGATATCGAGAGGAAACACTAGGGGCATTGATGATCCAGGATTAACTTCTTTTTCTTGGATGGGTATTGTCTCTATTCAACAGTACTTGTTTTACCAATCATTACACATTAATACCAATTCGTTGGCCTGATTCGCTTGATTCATAGGCGGCTTCTATGACGCGTGCTACCTGGAGTGCATCTCGGCCTGATGCAGGCACATCTCGTTTTCCTTTGGCGGCGAGAATGAAATCACGAATAAAGGCCTCGCCGGAGATTCCTCCATAGGCAGGTGATTTTGCAATAGAGTAATCTGTTACTCTAACAGGAGCATCAGCCCAGGAGGGGTGTGTTGACTCAACGGTAAGGCGATGGGGCTCGTTGCTTCCATTCCAATAGAGGCGTCCGTCTTTACCGTTCACTCCAATATAGGAATCGTAGGAGGGCATATCCCCATACTGGGGACCCTTTAAGGCTAGAGTATATCCGGTGTGTAGAGAAGCGATGGTCCCCGTTCCCAATCGCATGGAAAGACTAGCGATATCCTCAACATCGATTTCTTCGCCGCTACGAGTAGCAACTTCAGCTGCTACCGATACGATCTCATCTTTGCTGATAAACCTTATCATGTCGATATAATGACATCCAAGCCAAGCAAGCATCCCACCGCCCGCAGATTGTTTGTTAAAAAGCCAACTACCTGGTTTTCGAAATTTCGGTTGAGTGGTAAGCATCCGCATCTCTATGGACATAAGGGGGCCAATAATTCCATCCTTAATGAGACGCCGAACTTTGAGAACCAAAGGGTTGTAACGATTCTGGTAGCAGGTCCCCAGGGCTAGGCCTTTCTGTTCAGCTTTCTTAACTAATTGGGCAACTTCCTTTGCTGTGGGAGCGATAGGCTTTTCTCCCATGATATGAATACCTAAATCCAAAATTTGGTTGAAGATTTCCGGTTTCAGATCATTGCGAGTGGTGGCGATTGCAAAGAAGATATCGTCCTGTTTTAGAAGTTCATCCAAGTCAGTAAATACAGCCGAAATTTTCGCTTTCCCTTCGAATGCTTCCAAGGCATTTTCGTTTTCACCCCAGAGAATTATTGATTCGACTTCGGGTAGTTGTTGGAGGGTTGCAATGTGGGCGTCAAAATGAGGCTCACCGGCTCCCAGAACTGCTGCTTTCATATTTTTCAATTAAAGAGTTTTAAGGCTTTGTTGGTTGTTTAATATCCCATTTTATTCTCATTGGGCCCATTCCACAGGAGGGTTAGTGGAGTCCCTTATTATTTCCTTATATCTAGTCATTTTCGAAGCTGCTATTACAGATCGACTCGTAAGTTTCCGAGCTCATGAGACTTGAGGAACATAAGTAAAATTTGAACTGTTTTGCGTGCCTCCGTGCCTGGTGAAACTAATTCTCCACCATTCTCCAATACGTCAATTAGCTCTGCTACTGCTCCTAGTTGATGAGTGTGCATATACTCGTCAGGTTCAAGGATGGTACGGGAGGATCCGGATACAAATGAGCTTTCAATTACGGTCGCAGTGTTATTATTGATATCGATCCTTCCTTTTTCGCAAAATAATTGCCAGTCTGAGCCAGAGGAAGATGTGGTCTTAAGACCGTTATAAAATGCCCGTATGCCATTGGCGAAGTGAATGTAGCCTGAGGCGGCAGGGTCGGTCGCTGGATCTTTACCGCCATCGCCTTTATATTCCGTAAAGTGGCTAAATCCCTCCTCAAGCTCAGCAAAAACCCATTGGGGGGTTGATTCGGCGAAGAAGCAGATCGTATCAACAATGTGAGTTCCGTTTCGGAAAAGCATGGATCGCGGACCGAGGAGATTGGCCGTAATTCCATTTAACCTTCCGAGTTCACCACTACGAATAAGCTCGCGAACCGCATGGAAGGTTCCACCCCACCTGCGGGTGTGCTCGACTGAAAGAAGGGTATCATTGGCCTCAGTGGCAGCAATCATCCGGTCAACATCTTCCAATGTCGTGGCAAGAGGTTTCTCGCATAGGATGGCCTTTGCTCCTCCTTCCGCGGCATTGACT encodes the following:
- the rhmD_1 gene encoding L-rhamnonate dehydratase, with protein sequence MKIKSIEAFEVDLSRGRIDSTGEKKQTGSYKMKDREPASPMESYQAYHGKRSSWGPKWQSIACIATAEDGTFGIGLSNNSGPVARIVNDHFASHIVGGDCMATEKAFDMLCRLATPYGAYGLSSFAISAVDLALWDLKGKLLERPVYELLGGPQKESIPCYATGFDLEWYIELGFRAVKLPMPFGPMDGLDGLKKTEELVAIARQRIGDKIELMLDCWMALDVEYTVRLAEILKPYRLKWIEDFLLPEDMEGFARVRERIPWQTLATGEHWYLPQTFYTAMRRGLVDVFQPDLLWSGGISACVHICHMARSSGVSVIPHGGMNWPYGQHLAYAMPAVPLGERSGGVSSPGVKLENVVALPGTAVVRDGNLIPSDAPGFGIEVNKKWLDAISI
- a CDS encoding Ferredoxin--NADP reductase; this encodes METEHHTAIIVGAGPAGLALSVVLGGWHPFFKSSKIFSQRYPQLDPILKRHNGSLLSLNLKDWVKNGIQPADLFRALHHPRQKFVEIEQIAMAFEQKPNIDYLLLSRESVGGLWNNVPKNLLTLSPGQWMELAFYPLYQHAMEAGIEIDANALIIKHRLLDYYHSIPSRFGQEERIRTSTNVEQIRPHSEGFLVKSRDTFTRKVKYYTCKYLILATGQRASLRQLGIPGEELDWVTPNYDKPEDFMGERIIIVGGGRSADWAATELHDSGKQVTYVMRQDSSAHWRLINESRWHLPYYARIADILEAHSPKMETLYNTSIKAIRPDGTVLLEQTGDDRIIETDHVITEIGGVADYSILDGFPPLQLVEKHDAYRFQMHQAKIHPHNYESLEIPNLYLGGYLAAGIGLVVIAMHGTTYAIAADILQREGKV
- the afr_3 gene encoding 1,5-anhydro-D-fructose reductase, which codes for MKAAVLGAGEPHFDAHIATLQQLPEVESIILWGENENALEAFEGKAKISAVFTDLDELLKQDDIFFAIATTRNDLKPEIFNQILDLGIHIMGEKPIAPTAKEVAQLVKKAEQKGLALGTCYQNRYNPLVLKVRRLIKDGIIGPLMSIEMRMLTTQPKFRKPGSWLFNKQSAGGGMLAWLGCHYIDMIRFISKDEIVSVAAEVATRSGEEIDVEDIASLSMRLGTGTIASLHTGYTLALKGPQYGDMPSYDSYIGVNGKDGRLYWNGSNEPHRLTVESTHPSWADAPVRVTDYSIAKSPAYGGISGEAFIRDFILAAKGKRDVPASGRDALQVARVIEAAYESSESGQRIGINV
- the pht4_2 gene encoding Putative 4,5-dihydroxyphthalate dehydrogenase; amino-acid sequence: MSTYRSTIVGLTGIGARRSEEPSNLPVFYSKPKSHAAAYFRHPQTDLVGVCDIRQEQLDAFKEEWQDIWPEMHYYTDYKEMQENEKPDMVSVATPDHFHADITVNAAEGGAKAILCEKPLATTLEDVDRMIAATEANDTLLSVEHTRRWGGTFHAVRELIRSGELGRLNGITANLLGPRSMLFRNGTHIVDTICFFAESTPQWVFAELEEGFSHFTEYKGDGGKDPATDPAASGYIHFANGIRAFYNGLKTTSSSGSDWQLFCEKGRIDINNNTATVIESSFVSGSSRTILEPDEYMHTHQLGAVAELIDVLENGGELVSPGTEARKTVQILLMFLKSHELGNLRVDL